A part of Longimicrobiaceae bacterium genomic DNA contains:
- a CDS encoding VWA domain-containing protein has translation MPFDFEDAVEFAENPEPRCPCVLLLDTSGSMDGRPIQALQDGIDAFRYDVQLDPVSVRRVEVAVVTFDTEVHVVQDFMQPDRLELPALVASGRTHMAAGIQAALDLVEARKAAYRAHDVAYYRPWVFMITDGEPQGEPAAAVREATERLQAAEAEKRVAFFAVGVEGANLKRLAQISVRAPLKLRGLDFRDLFVWLSRSMQSIAHSRPEDRIALPPTGWAEI, from the coding sequence GTGCCGTTCGACTTCGAAGACGCCGTAGAGTTCGCGGAGAACCCCGAGCCCCGGTGCCCCTGCGTGCTGCTGCTCGACACCTCCGGCTCCATGGACGGCAGGCCGATCCAGGCGCTCCAGGACGGGATCGACGCGTTCCGCTACGACGTCCAGCTGGACCCGGTGAGCGTGCGCCGCGTGGAGGTGGCGGTGGTCACCTTCGACACGGAGGTCCACGTCGTCCAGGACTTCATGCAGCCGGACCGGCTGGAGCTGCCTGCGCTGGTCGCCTCCGGGCGCACGCACATGGCCGCGGGGATCCAGGCGGCGCTCGACCTCGTGGAGGCGCGCAAGGCGGCGTACCGGGCGCACGACGTGGCCTACTACCGCCCCTGGGTGTTCATGATCACCGACGGCGAGCCGCAGGGGGAGCCCGCCGCGGCGGTGCGGGAGGCCACCGAGCGCCTGCAGGCCGCCGAGGCGGAGAAGCGCGTGGCCTTCTTCGCCGTGGGGGTGGAGGGCGCCAACCTCAAGCGGCTGGCCCAGATCTCCGTGCGGGCGCCGCTCAAGCTCCGCGGGCTGGACTTCCGCGACCTGTTCGTCTGGCTCTCCCGCAGCATGCAGAGCATCGCGCACTCGCGCCCGGAGGACCGGATCGCGCTCCCGCCGACGGGATGGGCGGAGATCTGA